Part of the Chitinispirillales bacterium ANBcel5 genome is shown below.
TTTCGCTCTCTTTCTGTTTCTATCTTAATGCCGTTTCCATCGAGGCTAAGGCCAATCAGCGCAATGCGGTGCTTTGAATTTCTGTTATTTATGAAAACATAATATCTGGAACCATTTTGTTTAAGAGTACGCTCTCTGACCAGTTCTGAGAGAACCTTACGTATAGTAGGGTAGCTAACATTGTAAATAGTTGCAAGCTGCTTTTGAGAGGGAAGCGGCTGGTTTGAGCGGAACGTTCCCTTAAGCAGATCTTTTTTGAGCCGATCAAGAGTCCTGTGATACTTGCTAGCCGCTGATGCTTTGGGTGGATCAGGTATAAAGTGAACTTCTTTATTTAGGCCAGAAACAAAGTTTCCCTTACCCCATTTACCCTCAATCAGGCCTTCCCCGCGAAGGTATTCTGTTGCCCGCAAAGTAGTTACGACAGAAACACCACATTGCTGTGCAAGCTCGCGCACGGAGGGGAGACGTCCCTCAGACGAATTACTTAGAAGTTCTCTTATAAAACTGATGCATTTGTCGGTTGCCGGAGACTGCTTCTTTTTCATTGATTGAGTTTACCGTTTGATCTGAGTGTAACACTATAACAGTTTATTTAAAAAATAACGTTTTTGCAGGTGAAATGAAAGCTTTTGCACTTTATATTCTTAAGGAATGTACAATTTACTAGTAACAGATTTGCCAATGAAGCGAGGAGGAAAAGGTGTTAAAAGTTCTAATGGTATCGGTTTTAATGTTCAGCACGGTAAGACTTGAAGCTGCAGAGGAAAATATTGTGTCACATTCAGTTACTATCGACGGAAGCAACGTTATGAATACGCTTTCTGACTATTTTTTTGGGCATAACTACTGGATGTGGGCTCCAACCTGGGGGGATCAGGTTAGTGGAACCGAATCTCTGGTATCTGATCTGAATCTTTCGCTGATGCGTTTTGGTGGTATCCAGGTGGATTTGGGTTATCCTGATTCGGTCACAGAAGCGGTGATGTCGCAATTTATTGAATACTGTGCGGACATTGGTGCTGAGCCTTTGGTTCAGCTGCAGATTGCCCGTTATTCCACCACTGAAGAGCGGGTGGCGGGTGCAGTGAAAATGTTCAACTACTACAGAACATTGTACCCGGTAAAATATGTTGCAATAGGTAATGAACCTGATCTCTATTCAAGTGACCATTCAAATAATCCCGAGTACAATGCACCATATCTGAGCGGTTATACAGTGGATGATTATTGCAATGATTTTAACGCAGTTGCCGAGGCATTGAGAGCTATTGATCCGGATATCAAACTAGTGGGACTTGAGCTTTCTCACAGATACAACCAGTGGGTGCCGCAGTTTATTGAACAGTGCCGGGACAATGTAGATATTCTCTCTGTACACTATTATCCTTTCAATGCTGCGCAATGTACCTACAGTAACGCGCGTAATAGTTTTTCTTCATTCAACACTTTCTATGACAATATACGTAACCTTATTGATGAGAACGCAGATGGAAAAGATATCCCACTGTTGATAGGGGAGACAAATATCTCCTGGGACGGGGACCCTGCTCATTCTACAAGGGATGCATCGCCCGGGACGTTTAATGCAGGTCTATGGTTTGCTGATTATGTTGGTGTTTCAGCTGCTCAGCATAATCTCTTCTCAATAATGCCCTGGAGCATAAGCGAGGGATGGACATTGGGATTTCTTGGTGCAAACAGAAGGCCCAAGCCGGTCTATCATGTATATAAGATGTTTTCAAATAATTCTAAAGAACATTTGATTCATATTGAAAGTGTAAACCCATTCTTAAGAGTATATACCTTCAAAGATGATCAGGAAAATGTAGCTGTTTTCGCGGTAAACTGGGATACACTTTCCTCCTACAGTCTTGATATAAACTTTACCAACATCCTTAATGATTCCTCCTTTAATTATGAAGTACCACCTCACTCCGTCTCTTCCATTGTAATCTCCTCAGACTTTTCTCAAAAAGAGTTTTTGGAGTACAATTCATCGATGCAAGCTCCTACAGCTCCTACAACTTCTGTTGTTCAGAGAAGTAAGGGCCTTTCGGGAGGTAAAAAGGCTGGTTTGAATGTTTCTTTGCGTACTGAGGGGGCGGTGTTAGCACTTTCTTTGCAAAATCCACTTAGTGGGGTGAAAGTAGATATAGTCGATCTGCAGGGACGAACTGTGCGCTCTATGTTTACAGGAAACTCCGAAGCCGGTAAACAGATACGAATACCGCTGGAGGGAGTTCCAAAAGGTACCTATATGGTAAAGATTGCTTCGGGCAATGAAGTGCTCGCCCAAAGAAGATTTGTTCTTAGAACAGGTTTTTAGGAGAGGGTAAATATTCTGGTGTATCGCAAAACAGGTCTGCCATTTGGCAGGCCTGTTTTTTTGTGTTTGGCTGAAATTAACCGGGTAATGGGCTTAGTTGGGGTCGATTCTCTTTGCGTAGTTGGGGTCGGACCAGATTTGAGCAACCTAATTGCCCAAATTAAGCTGCAATGGGCAAAAAGATCTGTACTCTAGTCAAACATCTCGGGCTTAGAGCTCGATGTGAAGGCATCTTATCAAGCTCTAAGAATCTAAAATGGTGCATCTCCCAAGATGCACCGATAAAGGTTAGAAGCACGATTCTCTTTTCGTAGTTGGGGTCGGACCAGATTTGATCAACCTAATTGCCCAATTTGAGCTGAAATGGGCAAATTCATCTGTATTATAGTCAAATATTCCGGGCTTAGAGCTCGATGGGAAGGCATCTTATCAAGCTCTAAGAATCTAAAATGGTGCATCTCCCAAAATTCACCGATAAAGGTTAGAAGCACGATTCTCTTTTCGTAGTTGGGGTCGGACCAGATTTGAGCAACCTAATTGCCCAATTTGAGCTGAAATGGGCAAAATCATCTGTATTATAGTCAAAATTCCCGGGCTTAGAGCTCGATGGGAAGGCATCTTATCAAGCTCTAAGAATCTAAAATGGTGCATCTCCCAAAATTCACCGATAAAGGTTAGAAGCACGATTCTCTTTTCGTAGTTGGGGTCGGACCAGATTTGATCAACCTAATTGCCCAATTTGAGCTGAAATGGGCAAAATCATCTGTATTATAGTCAAATATTCCGGGCTTAGAGCTCGATGGGAAGGCATCTTATCAAGTTCTAAGAATCTAAAATGGTGCATCTCCCAAAATTCACCGACTTAGGTTCTGAAGATAAGCGTTCCGGCAAAATGCAGACGGCTCTTACGAAAACTCATGGCGGCAGTACCGTTTACTGCCCCATCATAAATACATTTCTTTGATTTGCCTTTTTTTCCGTCTGTTTTTAAAGGAGTGCAGGACCGCAGCATTTTTTGAATTTTTTATTACTTCCGCAGGGACACGGGTCATTTCTTTTAACGGGAGCGCATGGTTTGCTGTACGTTTCACCTCTGATTGTTCCATCTTCTCTAAACGATGAAAGGTAACGATCTTTACTACCTTCTACATACTCTATCAGATCCAATGCCCGGGGATCACGCCCGGTCGATCCGGTAAAATGAAGATAGGAAATAACAAGGTCCGGTGCATTCTTTCGGGTTTCAAGAGAAAGCTGCAGTCTGCCAATGTGGTTTAGGGCGCGTTTAACCGTCTCAAATGAGAACTCATCGTTTAGATTCTTGAAGAAAAGATGTAAAATCTCTCCTGAATTGTCCGCTCTGCATTGGCTCAGAAGAAAGTATTCTGAACCAATGTATTCATCAATGAAGTCAGAAATAGAGTGCATACAGTGCTCCTTTGCCAAAGAAGTAAAATACATCCTGTATTACGGAAAAAAGGATGTGTTTATGTGTAGTTTTTCTCGCAGCGGTCTTTTATGGAAAAATGAGTGGGAATCTCATCTTACTTATTTTCAGTTTTAATGTGTTTTAAAAGGGGCACCTTTGAAGCGGTGTTAGGAAATTTTTGTATTCAAGATACTCAAATTTTCGCAACCAAAGTGTTGGCTGTATATTAAATTCAGTAGAATTAATTCTTCGTCGCTTCCTGAACTAATATATCGCACTTTAAAGCACATAATAACATCTTACTATTTATAACCAAACCAAATGATTATAACGGCTATTTTGATGATTCCACCTAATAAAAAGAACATTGCAATTCAATAAGTTCTAAACTATTTTTTTATCTAATTATATTTTTTATCCCGCCCAAGCTTTTGTTAATAAAGTGAGCAAATCATGCGTTCAAATCTTATTTCGATATTACTTCTAGTTATGTTTTTTTACTCATGCAATGCTTTCAAATCTCCTACCCATCCTTCTGAAAAAATCGAAAATGTGAATGTTGAATTATTTATTAATGAAAAGAACAAAGCCGGTTTTATAGAAGGCGAAGAGTTCTCTTTTCAGCTGTTCATTTACCTACCCCAGCATGTAAATGAAATCGAAATATCATTTGGAATCGATGAATGGGATACTGTTTTTCAATATAGGAACGTAGATTCCTTTTATGATACTTTAGAGTTTACTTCAAACTTTAAGCGCTACGGAGATAAAAAAATAACCGCGACTCTCTATCTTGGGGAAAATTCCCTCTCCAAAACCGACACACTACCTATTACGATAATGCCTGCAATACCGAAAATTACCAGTAATCCCGAGGATCAGAACATAACAATAGGTTCCCTGGCTGTTTTCAGCGTTTCTGCCGAAGGAAGCTCTATAAGATATCAGTGGCAAAGGAATGAATTAGATATTGCTGGGGAACAGTCAGCTTCATTAGTTCTAACAAATTTGTCTCTTTTAAATAGTAATGAAAAATATCGCTGCATAGTAACTAACGCATCTGGTAGTGATACAAGCGAAACTGCCACTCTTTTTGTAGTGGAAGAAGCAATCGCTCCTAATATTATCAATGAGCCACAGGATGCTTATGTTAAAGAAGGAGAAACCGTTTCTTTTTATGTCGAAGCCTCCGGAACGAATCTTCAGTATCAATGGTTAAAAAATGGAGATAGGATTGAAAAAGCAAATACCAATAGACTGAACCTTGAGCAAGTATCAATTAACAAAAATGGGTCTTCATTTAAATGTGTGGTAAGTAACAGTGAGGGAACTGATACATCTCAGAGTGCTACACTTACAGTGACAGAACAAGTGATAGCACCTCAAATTGTAAAACACCCTAAAGATATAAAAGTTATTGATGGTGACAGTGCTGTATTCTCAGTGGAAGCAACAGGCACTGATCTTGACTTTCAGTGGCTTAAGGACAGTGTTGTAATTGAAGGGGCTAATGAGCCGAGGTATACTCTTTCATCTATCGGTCAGCATGATGGAGCTGTTTTCGCTTGCATAGTGAGTAACTCAAAAGACAGCATAGTCAGCAACGATGCAATTCTCAATGTACTTTTCACTATTACCTATAATGGAAATGGAGAAGATGGGGGTAGTATTCCTGTGGACAATAACAGCTATCCCTCTGGATATGAGGCTACAGTAAGGAACAACCTTTCCACGGGAGGACTATACAAAAAAGGTTATACTTTTGGTGGTTGGATCGAAAATACCAATGAGGGGAATGTGTTAAATGGTGGAAACACTATAATTATAAAAAATTCATTAACTTTGTATGCAGTATGGATACCAGAGCTTAAACTCACAAAACAACCAGATGATATGCAGATAAGCTCAGGCGAAAGTGTTTCATTTTCTGTTGAAGTGGTTGGAGGTAGTAATCTGCGTTTTGAATGGTATAGGGATGATAACTATATTCCAAATTCAAATAATCCTGTTCTTAAGATTCCTGTTGCCACATTACTGGATAGCGGTAATTACTATTGTGTTATAAAAAGTTCATCAAAAAGCATTGTAAGCAATAAAGCAAAGCTTAGCGTACAACCAGCTCCATGGAGACCTTCTGAGCCAAAAGAATATAAGAATGGAATGG
Proteins encoded:
- a CDS encoding DUF3244 domain-containing protein translates to MLKVLMVSVLMFSTVRLEAAEENIVSHSVTIDGSNVMNTLSDYFFGHNYWMWAPTWGDQVSGTESLVSDLNLSLMRFGGIQVDLGYPDSVTEAVMSQFIEYCADIGAEPLVQLQIARYSTTEERVAGAVKMFNYYRTLYPVKYVAIGNEPDLYSSDHSNNPEYNAPYLSGYTVDDYCNDFNAVAEALRAIDPDIKLVGLELSHRYNQWVPQFIEQCRDNVDILSVHYYPFNAAQCTYSNARNSFSSFNTFYDNIRNLIDENADGKDIPLLIGETNISWDGDPAHSTRDASPGTFNAGLWFADYVGVSAAQHNLFSIMPWSISEGWTLGFLGANRRPKPVYHVYKMFSNNSKEHLIHIESVNPFLRVYTFKDDQENVAVFAVNWDTLSSYSLDINFTNILNDSSFNYEVPPHSVSSIVISSDFSQKEFLEYNSSMQAPTAPTTSVVQRSKGLSGGKKAGLNVSLRTEGAVLALSLQNPLSGVKVDIVDLQGRTVRSMFTGNSEAGKQIRIPLEGVPKGTYMVKIASGNEVLAQRRFVLRTGF
- a CDS encoding SEC-C metal-binding domain-containing protein, giving the protein MHSISDFIDEYIGSEYFLLSQCRADNSGEILHLFFKNLNDEFSFETVKRALNHIGRLQLSLETRKNAPDLVISYLHFTGSTGRDPRALDLIEYVEGSKDRYLSSFREDGTIRGETYSKPCAPVKRNDPCPCGSNKKFKKCCGPALL
- a CDS encoding SUMF1/EgtB/PvdO family nonheme iron enzyme; its protein translation is MRSNLISILLLVMFFYSCNAFKSPTHPSEKIENVNVELFINEKNKAGFIEGEEFSFQLFIYLPQHVNEIEISFGIDEWDTVFQYRNVDSFYDTLEFTSNFKRYGDKKITATLYLGENSLSKTDTLPITIMPAIPKITSNPEDQNITIGSLAVFSVSAEGSSIRYQWQRNELDIAGEQSASLVLTNLSLLNSNEKYRCIVTNASGSDTSETATLFVVEEAIAPNIINEPQDAYVKEGETVSFYVEASGTNLQYQWLKNGDRIEKANTNRLNLEQVSINKNGSSFKCVVSNSEGTDTSQSATLTVTEQVIAPQIVKHPKDIKVIDGDSAVFSVEATGTDLDFQWLKDSVVIEGANEPRYTLSSIGQHDGAVFACIVSNSKDSIVSNDAILNVLFTITYNGNGEDGGSIPVDNNSYPSGYEATVRNNLSTGGLYKKGYTFGGWIENTNEGNVLNGGNTIIIKNSLTLYAVWIPELKLTKQPDDMQISSGESVSFSVEVVGGSNLRFEWYRDDNYIPNSNNPVLKIPVATLLDSGNYYCVIKSSSKSIVSNKAKLSVQPAPWRPSEPKEYKNGMVKVIAKGYGFNMGATEIAEPITEVTFTYDFWIDTVPVTISKYHSVMGSSPDYDASHDHPIHEVTWYNAARYCNALSIIHGLEPVYDTTVAGFPINYNKNGYRLPTEAEWEYACRAGSETRYFWGYSFDDSYVAYFNEEFQPVGTVLPNNYGIYEMLGSVFEWCNDYEELHPGGSLVDPKGGNYPHPIDTRFPDYTVRVLRGGKYLNNDLFDYRSAQRSVSRAVLGLDRFGFRVVLPIQE